AGGCATAGCCATTGTTTCCTTTGGCCTGCTTCAGCACCTCTACGGCTTGGCCTGAGACACCGCGAATGGGCAACGCTGTCTCCTCGGTGGGCTTGGCATAAAAGGGAATGATTTGCCCTGGGGAGGCACTCAGCTTAGCCAGTTTGGGCTGGGTATAGCTCACAAGCCATCTCACCTGATCACCACGGACCCACCCTTTGGCCTCGGCATTATCTATAAACTGGACGTTGTACCAGGCAAACCCATCTTCGCCCTTGACCATTTTAAGAAGTTCGACGTTCTGGCCAGAACTGGCCCGATATTGAGTTGCAGTTTGTTGAGCTGGGGTCGTTTGGAGAGCGACAAACACACCAGGGGGTGATGTGATGGCTCCTGGATTCTTAAGGGGAGCTGCAGAGCTTTGAGGCTGAGGCTTCTTTTGAGCATGGACTTTGACAAAGTCACCTCGCATCCATCCTTCTGCCCCCAATTGGGTGAATTTCAGTTTGTACCAGGTATAAGAATCTTCTCCTAAGGTCTGCTTTAAAATCTCAGCTTGTTCCCCCGACTTAACAGCTAGCAAAGATTTAGAGTCAGTATTAGGTTCCTCACGGACATTAATTGCAACGTCTGCGTCCTTCGCAATCACCTCTGCAGTTCGTGGGGTTTTAATGGCCGGAGCAGCGAGGGGTTTCCCTTTTGGCGTTGATGGTTTAGGGGGCGCAGATGGTGACTTAGCGGTAGGTGGAGGTGAAGACGTGGGTGGGGCAGGAGATGCGGTTGGAGCAGGAGACTTTGCTGGGGAAGGGGATGGAACAGCACCTTCTACCACACGTAATGAGGCTTCAGGAATCCAATGGTCGCCTACTTTTAACCAAATTTGCCCTTCATTACTGAAAACGCGCAGGGTTGGATTTAGAATCACACCGGCTTTGTATTCGCCAATGACTTCACCAGAGTTTTTGGGCTGGGCAAAAATGCTGGCACCCCCCGGTTTCACTTGGACCGTCTTGGGATAGGTCAGGGTTTCAGCTTGGCTATGTCTGTGGGGAAGTATTCCCGCTAGAACTATTACTGTTCCACTTAACAGTGCGATGGACACCGATTTGAAACGCATCATCAGAGCCGCTCCTTACGCTTGCAAACCTGACACAAAAGCCAGTCTGTCAAACTTTTGGGAGAGTTGCTAGAGAAGCACTAGAACTATTTATCTTTCTGATCTATTTTTTTGAAACCCAAAGGGTCAAGCTTATTCGTTGACTTCTGCTGGGAACCAACTGGCTCGCCAGGCTGCCGTGGCCTCAGCGACGGTCTTTTCTCGCTGTTTTTTGTGAAAAGACTCTCGTATGGTTTTGAGCTGTTGCCAGAGCTGGCGGAGTTGATGCCGCTCATTCATGACTTCTATATCGGTAAATTCTAAATCGGATAATTGCAGGAAAATCGCGACCACTGGATCTGAACTGTCCTCAGATGAGTCGTCGTTTTGATCATCCATCAGCGCTTTGATTAAATGGGGGGCACTTGTGATCGGTCGCCCTTGCTCAGCTGCTTTGCTGGCAATATCAAACAGTAGATCCATAGAGCTGATGTTGACAATGTCATATTCTTGCAAGCATTCATTGGCCTGCTGAGAAATTTGACGCAAGGCATCTAGAATTGCCTGCTCCATATCTTGCAAGAGGTTGGATAAGTGCTCAGGATCCACGCTCTCTTCCTGAGTTAACTCTGTTAAGGGCTGAGTGACGGCTTTTAGAGCTTCCTGCAACTGGGTGCCTAGTCGTTGCACCTCTTGTTGTAGGGTTTGTTGTTGATTCAAAGATAACTTTAAAAAGCTATCTGGATTCACCTGTGTACAGAGATGATAGCTAGCCTGAACCAGTTTCTGAGAGACTGCAGGGCCAAGTAGCGCCAAATACTGTCCATACTGCTCATGAACTTTTTGAGTGAGTTCAACGGTTTTTTGAGCCAGCTGATCAAGGCTTTGCTGAATTTGTGTAATTTCTGGGACCATCATTACCAATCGGCGCGTAGCCACTAAGATAACGAGAATCGCAGGTTGCGATCGCATCGTTATGCAATTGTACCCAGCTTCAATTTGGACCAGATATCAATCGCTGGATTATTTCAAGTTTAGGAGCCAGATAACACCATTTTTACAACGGTAGCAGCCTGAAACATGAGGCGGTGAGCTGAACACTACAGTTGATAAAACTAAAAAGGTAGACCAGTGTCTACCTTTTTAGCTGTTTACTTTTTCTTGCCTTTTTTCTTCTTAGAAGAAGTCTTTTTCTCCGTAGGTTTTTCTTCCGCAGGTTTAGCCTCAGCCTGTGGCTTGGTTTGGGCTGCCACTTCTTCGGCTAAGTTGGACTCCACTTTGTCAATGCCTTCGCCTAGGACAAAGCGAGTAAAGCGACGAACCTTCATGTTCTCGCCCAGCTTAGAAATCGCTTGCTGAAGTAGCTCTTGGACCGTAATGCTTTGGTCTTTGATATAGGGTTGATGCAAGAGACAAAGTTCTCTTAAGGTCTTGTCTAACTTGCCTTGGACAATTTTTTCTTTAATATTGTCTGGCTTACCCTTGAGGGCATCAGATCCCATGGCCACTGCTTTCTCTTTTTCCACAAAATCCTGAGGGATTTCATCGGTATCAACATATTGGACATTCGGGCAAGCTGCGATTTGCTTGGCAATGTCTTGTACGAGCTCTTTGAAAGCTTCATTGCGGGCTACAAAATCTGTTTCACAGTTGACTTCGACCAATACACCAATTTGACCACCAAAGTGAATATAACTATCCACTAGCCCTTCTGCTGTCACGCGACCGGACTTCTTGCCAGCTTGGGAGAGGCCTTTTTTCCGCAGATAGGCAATGGCCTTTTCCTGATCGCCATCGTTTTCTTGCAAGGCTTTCTTGCAGTCCATCATCCCTGCGCCAGTTTTATCACGCAGTTCTTTAACATCTTTTGCTGATATTGCTGCCATGGTCTTTTCTCGGTGTATCTATGATGGTGTTTATCTTGAAGCTAAAACGTTAAGGGACATCTAAGGGAACACAGTAGGCTCCCCTTAGATGTTCAGCAAGGCTCTATTCAGCTGCAGGCTCTTCTGCCTCAGCAGTAGGAGCTTCAGCAGGAGCTTCTTCAGCAGTAGGAGCTTCAGCAGGAGCTTCTTCAGCGGGCGCTTCAACTTCAGCTGTTGGAACGGCTTCAACCTCAGGCTCTGCTGCCGCGACTTCAGTGTCTGCTACTTCAGCAACGGGTTCTGCTGGTGCCTCATCTTCAAAGTCAATGGCAGATGGAATGTCTGCATCTTCAAAGGTTTCAGCACTGACTTGACCATGCTTGCCTTCATAGATAGCATCGGCAAGCTTCCCGATGATGAGCTTAATGGAACGAATTGCATCATCATTGGCGGGAATGGGAATATCCACCCAATCTGGGTCGCAGTTGGTGTCTAACAAGGAGACAATGGGTAAGCCCAGCTTCTGGCACTCTTGCACTGCGTTGTATTCTCGGCGGATATCGATAATCACCACCACATCGGGGATCTTATGCATTTGCTTAAGACCACCGAGATACTTCTGCAATTTATCCAGTTCACGGCGCAGCATTGAGGCTTCTTGCTTGGGCAAGAGGTCAAAAATACCGCTCTCGTATCGTCTTTCTAGATCCTTGAGACGCTCAATTCGAGTTTTAATGGTGGTCCAGTTGGTGAGCATCCCCCCCAACCAGCGCTGGTTGACATAGTAGCCACCGCAGCGAGCTGCTTCTTGAGCAATAATTCCAGCTGCTTGTCGCTTGGTGCCTACAAACAAGAACTTCTTGCCAGATTCAGATGCAGACCGAACGTAGTGGTAAGCTTCATCCATCAACTGGGCAGTTTGCACCAAATCAATGATGTGAACCCCGTTGCGCTCTGTAAAGATATAAGGGTCCATTTTGGGGTTCCAACGGCGGGCTTGGTGGCCGAAGTGAACTCCTGACTCAAGCATTTGAGCCAAACTAATAACGGGCATATTTTTCTCCTATTCGGGTTTCAACCTCCATCTGAGTGCATTTCTAGCTAGCAATTGCTGACGAGAAACACCCGAATTCCCAGATGTGTGAAGTGTTATACAGCTTTTACAAAATAGCACAACTCTTGAGGTCCCACATGGCTTTTTGTCGGGACTTTGCTGAATGTACGAGCGACTCCAGATCTTTTCATTCTTAAGGCTGTTGGTCCCCTTGTTCTGACTTAGAAATTTGTAGCTTTGAGTTGACTAGAATGTCAGTGTTGGGATTGAGCAAGATCGCTACCTCCCTTTTTTTGGGTTTAATAGTTTTTATATACCCGTAGCGATAGCTGCCATAGCGATATCTCTCATATCTTAGGCAAACCTAAACTTGTGGACCATAGCGCGGCCCAATTACAGCGGTTAGCAATAGCCCCTGAACAACTCCAAGATCATCAGATTCATTTGACGGGTGATCAACAACATTATCTTTACGATGTGTTGCGGCTTGGTCATGGCGATCGCTTTATTGCCATGAATGGACAGGGACAACTGTGGTTGGCTGAGTTGCTACCCAATGCTACAGAAGCAATGATGCTGAAAGCTTTAAGTGAACAGACTGAGTTGGCGATGCCAATGATGCTATTGGCGGCCCCTCCAAAAGGCAATCATTTTGACCAAGTGGTTCGAAGTGTGACGGAATTGGGCGTCAGCCACATTGTGCCCCTCATCAGTCAGCGAACTCTGCTGAAACCGAGCCCTAATCGGATTCAACGTTGGCGGCGAATTGCCACAGAAGCAGCAGAGCAGTCCCATCGACAGATCATTCCTAAAGTGTTGGATCCGGTCTCCTTTCAGGAAGGGGTTACGCAAGATAATAATGATGGCTGGCAACGATATATTTGTACCATTGAGCCATCAGCACCTAATTTCTTGCACTGTCTCAGCCAAACTTTAGGGAGGGAGAATCAAACGGGTATCGCTGTTATGGTAGGTCCCGAAGGTGGATGGACCCATACCGAAACGCAGCAGGCCCAAATGGCTGGATGCCAGGCGGTATCTTTAGGCCAAAGAACCTTAAGAGCGGTCACCGCAAATTATATGGCGGTATCCATTGCGATCGCACAAATAGAACTACACACTGCGTACCCAGGGGGAAAAGTATGCACCAAGACATCGCTATAGCGTTGGATCGTCAAGATTATCAGATGGCGTCTCAACTGATTCAAGCCATGCCTACGAGCGATCCATGGGGCAAGCTCTATTTGGGGCAATTGCAAGCGGCTCAATCTGACCATGAACAGGCAGAGCATACCTTCCGCGCTTTACTACAGGAAGATTACGGCCCCAAAATTGCCCGAGCGGCTCGTGAAGGCCTCAAACAACTGCAAGATCATGCTCAGGCTGTTCGGCAGGAAAAACTGAGCCAAGCCACAGTCAATCCAGAACAAACCCAAACAGGGGCATTGATTTTAGAAGCCTTACCGGCTGATGCCAAAACCGAGGCAGCCCTTAAATTTGCCAAAATCATGCAGGTTGAACCCTATACAGCCCGTATGCTAATCCCTAGTCGAGGGTGGCGTCTCTATCGGATTGGCCCGATTGGAGAGCTACAGATGTATGGCCAAGACTTGCAAGCAGCAGGAATTCCTAATTTCGCGGTCACCATGGCCCAGGTGCAACAGCTTAAAGTTCGTCAGGTTTGCTATTTTGAAGCTGCACAACCTTCACCTGAAGTATGGGTTTCAGATCACCACTCTCAACAAACGAGTTCACTCCGATTTCAATGGTCTGATGTGACCCAACGGGTTGAAGGCTTAGTCCCTATTTTTGAAAAAGTCGTGGATCGAGATCCTCGAGGTAAACTACAGCGCAAAGAAAAGACGCAGGATCATGCCCAATTCTGCGATCTGCACTTGCCTAACAAAGGCTGTATTTTGCGATTCTATGATGCGGCCTATCAATTCAATCAAGGCATCAAACTCACAGAAGTGGATCAGGAAACATCTTGGGCTAATTGGCGTGGCTTGACCACCTTGCTGACCCAAAACTTGCCCCATGCAAACACTTGGGCAGACTTCACCTCTTTTGCCGATACTGCGGTTGAACAGCTTGAGCTATTGGGTGCGTTTGAGTCCTACATCAATTTATTACGCCGAGAAGATAGCAAATGGGATCAGGCCTTCCACCTGTACAGCAGTTTAGCCATGCTCAAGCCTGCAGCCTAATGGGAAACTAACCAAAGTAGGTATAGAGATCTGAATTTCACATTGCACCTATTTTTTGTGTTTTTACACCTAATATTTCAGTTAGTAAAGTTGGTATCAATCTTCTAATCACTTCAATCCCCTCGAGTGTTGAAATGATTAGGCTAACTTCTCATTCCCCATAAGAGGCATGGGCAGCCTATCGTATTTGCCCATGTTTGCAAGCTCTGGATAGCTCTTGTGAGTTTCTCTAGGAAGTTGATCTAGGATGAATAGGTGACTTGAAGGATGGATCCTTAGCGAGATATAGATTTTAGTGGTCTCAGGTTCACACTTCCCCCATTTGAGTTGAGTGAATGATGAACGCTCCCATTTCTAATTGCCCTGTACCCCTTGAGCAGCAGCCTCTTAATGAGTACCAAAGTCTACAAGAATCCTGTTTTTTTCGATGGGCAACTTTAGAAGACTCAGCATATCTCAACAGAGGTTTTCAGTTAGGCAGTATTGCGAGTGTTATGGCGGCTCCCTTTGCTGCGAGTAGCTTTGCCTTAGCCGAGTCCCTGAGCCAGTTTGTTTTGACCCTTACGGTTGTCGCCACAGGCTTACTCATATTGCTGGTCTTACGGCTCTATCTGGGATGGTCTTATGTTTGCGATCGCCTCCTGCGCGAAAAAATCTTTTATGAAGAAACTGGCTGGTACGACGGTCAATATTGGACCAAGCCTGCAGATGTGCTGGATCGAGAACGGTTAATTGGCACCTATGAAGTCCAGCCCATCCTAGAGCGTTTGCGTCGAAGTCTCTTACGACTAGGCCTTACTTTGGCAGGAGAATTTAGCCTTTGGTGGCTGATCCTTTCCCACGCTTAACCCCCCCAGTTACAAATATATTTACCCAATAGGCATCTGATGCTAGAGTCTTACGCATGACCATGGGAAAACGCAATCATAGCCCTGCACTTGAGATCCATCTACTGCGGGAAGGGATTATTGAATCCAAGCACCAAGCTGAAGCTGTTGTCTGTGATGCTAGGGGCAGAATGCTCTCTATTGCTGGGCAGACAGATACCTCTTGCTTTATTCGCTCCGCCTTAAAACCTGTACAGGCTCTGTCGGTGGTGACGAGTGGAGCAATGGAGCATTTCGATCTCAACGATCGGGATCTCGCAGTCATGTGTGGGTCCCACCACCATACCGTTGAGCAAGTTCGACAAGTCTTCAATATTCTCTGGCATTGTGATATCGATCCGACGGCATTGCAATGTCCAATTCCCCAGGATCTAGAGAGCCCCTTAGAACATAATTGTTCGGGCAAACATGCAGGTATGTTGGCTGTTTGCCAGCAATGCCAGTGGCCGTTACACACCTATATGGATGCCCGGCATCAGGTTCAGCAACTGATTCTCAACCAAATGGCTGAATTGTTGAAAATGCCAGCGGCAGAATTTATGCGAACCCATGATGACTGCGGTGTGCCGACTTACTATATGCAGTTAGAGCAAATCGCAACCCTCTACGCCCATCTCAGTGCTGGCAATAATTTAAATATTGAGCGGGTCATGCGGGCAATGATTCATCACCCTACTTTGGTGGCAGGGCAAGGTCAATTTGATACGGACTTAATGACCTTATCCGCTGGAGAATTGGTGAGTAAGTCTGGGGCTGAAGGTGTGCAATGTGTGGGCCGCATCGGTGAAGGCTTGGGCTTGGCCATCAAAGTCAAGGATGGTGCTAAGCGTGCCAAATATGCCGTCGCCATCCATTTGCTACGAGAACTAGGCTGGCTGGAACCGAGTCATGCCGATACCTTGGCCGACCGCTATTTATGCCTGAGCAACTATAAACGCCTAGAAGTCAATGGCGAACTGGTGATGCTTTAGGCCATAGTCTAGGCTAGATGAGTTTCAACTGCGCCGACTAATCGGTCCGTCCAATGGGTGACCATTCCCATATCACGGGCTTCCACCATGACGCGAATCAGGGGTTCTGTGCCGGAGGCTCGGACTAAAATTCGACCTTGATCACCCATATCATCTGTGGCTTGATCAATCAGGGTTTGGAGTGGTTGGCACTCCTGCCAATTCCGCCTGCGATCCCTATCTTCTACCCGCACATTTTTGAGGATCTGGGGGTAAGTTTGAAAGCTATCATCCACCAAGCAAGATAGACGCGTTTTGTTTTGGCAAATAATCGTTGCTAGATGCAAGGCTGTTAACAGACCATCGCCACTGACACCATAGTGAGGGCACAAAATATGACCGGACTGTTCGCCCCCTAGCATGGAGCCATGATTCAGCATCTCGGCATGGACATTTTGGTCGCCGACATCTGCACGAATTAAGGTTCCCCCTTGCTGTTGCCAAGCGAGTTCAAACCCTAGGTTGGACATCACGGTTGCCACAATCAGATCATTGGGCAGCTGTTTTTGCTCCTGCAGTGCCTTACCCCAAAGGTAAAGAATATAGTCGCCATCTACCGTTCGGCCCTGGCAGTCAATCGCCAACACGCGATCGGCATCACCATCAAAGGCAAATCCTACATCGGCATCATGCAAGTCAACGGCGGCTTTCAAAGGTTCTAAATGAGTTGAACCACAATTGACATTGATTCGATCACCATCAGGCTGATCGTGCAGACAAATGACCTCTGCACCTAAAGCTTGAAAGACCTTGGGAGCGAGCTGAGTGGCAGCCCCCCAGGCTAAATCTAAGACAACTTTTAATCCTTGAAAACTTACTTGAGACTGAAGTGGACCTTGAATCGCATCCGTATAAGCTTGTGCAAGTTCAGGTCGGTAATAGTGACGTCCCCATGCAGCACTGGTTGGTGATGGACTAGAGGCTTTAATACGTCTTTCAATATTGCTTTGAACGGATGGAGGTAGCTTGGTACCATCCGTTTGAAAAAATTTAATGCCGTTATCTGCAGGTGGATTATGGCTAGCAGAAACCATTACCCCTCCGACTGCATCGGTTTGATGGGTTAAGTAAGCAACGGTGGGGGTTGGGCATAAACCTAAGTACCAAACATCCAAACCCGCTGCGGTCAGACCTGCAGAGAGAGCCATGGCCAGCATATCGCTGGAATTGCGAGAGTCTTGTCCCAAAATAAATGGCTGATGAGGAGCGGAGCTTTTTCCCAACTCTAATCCTGCACAAAATCCAACCTGGAGTGCTAACTGAGGAGTTAGGTGCTGCCCGACTTGGCCCCGAATCCCATCGGTCCCAAATAAGTTGATATCTTTCGCTGCATCTGCCACTTTTCGCGCCAATTTGTCAGGTTGAATGATGCGATCGCTTTTAGTGACGCTTTTATGTTTAAATTCAGATATAAAAGACATTGGACAATACACTCCACACCGAGGCTGTACGAGTCCATAGGCGATCCAGCAGAGTCATGCATTACCGTTCTTGATGGGGCTGCACTGGTATGGCCTGCTTGGACGTTCGTAAGCTTAACACTTAGGATAGAAAATAGCATGTTGACGGAAAGAGTCGCTGTACGCTTCTGGGGTTTAATGGGCTAGAATGTCGCGGTAGCCTTAGCTAGAGCTTTTTTTGAAGATTAGGCGCTTCTTACCGATTCAATGCGGTTGATGCGAGTATGCCCTATC
The Acaryochloris marina S15 genome window above contains:
- a CDS encoding SH3 domain-containing protein encodes the protein MMRFKSVSIALLSGTVIVLAGILPHRHSQAETLTYPKTVQVKPGGASIFAQPKNSGEVIGEYKAGVILNPTLRVFSNEGQIWLKVGDHWIPEASLRVVEGAVPSPSPAKSPAPTASPAPPTSSPPPTAKSPSAPPKPSTPKGKPLAAPAIKTPRTAEVIAKDADVAINVREEPNTDSKSLLAVKSGEQAEILKQTLGEDSYTWYKLKFTQLGAEGWMRGDFVKVHAQKKPQPQSSAAPLKNPGAITSPPGVFVALQTTPAQQTATQYRASSGQNVELLKMVKGEDGFAWYNVQFIDNAEAKGWVRGDQVRWLVSYTQPKLAKLSASPGQIIPFYAKPTEETALPIRGVSGQAVEVLKQAKGNNGYAWYSLKVQDKPTAQGWVKGENVRLQL
- the tsf gene encoding translation elongation factor Ts, translating into MAAISAKDVKELRDKTGAGMMDCKKALQENDGDQEKAIAYLRKKGLSQAGKKSGRVTAEGLVDSYIHFGGQIGVLVEVNCETDFVARNEAFKELVQDIAKQIAACPNVQYVDTDEIPQDFVEKEKAVAMGSDALKGKPDNIKEKIVQGKLDKTLRELCLLHQPYIKDQSITVQELLQQAISKLGENMKVRRFTRFVLGEGIDKVESNLAEEVAAQTKPQAEAKPAEEKPTEKKTSSKKKKGKKK
- the rpsB gene encoding 30S ribosomal protein S2; this encodes MPVISLAQMLESGVHFGHQARRWNPKMDPYIFTERNGVHIIDLVQTAQLMDEAYHYVRSASESGKKFLFVGTKRQAAGIIAQEAARCGGYYVNQRWLGGMLTNWTTIKTRIERLKDLERRYESGIFDLLPKQEASMLRRELDKLQKYLGGLKQMHKIPDVVVIIDIRREYNAVQECQKLGLPIVSLLDTNCDPDWVDIPIPANDDAIRSIKLIIGKLADAIYEGKHGQVSAETFEDADIPSAIDFEDEAPAEPVAEVADTEVAAAEPEVEAVPTAEVEAPAEEAPAEAPTAEEAPAEAPTAEAEEPAAE
- a CDS encoding 16S rRNA (uracil(1498)-N(3))-methyltransferase; this translates as MDHSAAQLQRLAIAPEQLQDHQIHLTGDQQHYLYDVLRLGHGDRFIAMNGQGQLWLAELLPNATEAMMLKALSEQTELAMPMMLLAAPPKGNHFDQVVRSVTELGVSHIVPLISQRTLLKPSPNRIQRWRRIATEAAEQSHRQIIPKVLDPVSFQEGVTQDNNDGWQRYICTIEPSAPNFLHCLSQTLGRENQTGIAVMVGPEGGWTHTETQQAQMAGCQAVSLGQRTLRAVTANYMAVSIAIAQIELHTAYPGGKVCTKTSL
- a CDS encoding CGLD27 family protein; its protein translation is MMNAPISNCPVPLEQQPLNEYQSLQESCFFRWATLEDSAYLNRGFQLGSIASVMAAPFAASSFALAESLSQFVLTLTVVATGLLILLVLRLYLGWSYVCDRLLREKIFYEETGWYDGQYWTKPADVLDRERLIGTYEVQPILERLRRSLLRLGLTLAGEFSLWWLILSHA
- a CDS encoding asparaginase, whose amino-acid sequence is MTMGKRNHSPALEIHLLREGIIESKHQAEAVVCDARGRMLSIAGQTDTSCFIRSALKPVQALSVVTSGAMEHFDLNDRDLAVMCGSHHHTVEQVRQVFNILWHCDIDPTALQCPIPQDLESPLEHNCSGKHAGMLAVCQQCQWPLHTYMDARHQVQQLILNQMAELLKMPAAEFMRTHDDCGVPTYYMQLEQIATLYAHLSAGNNLNIERVMRAMIHHPTLVAGQGQFDTDLMTLSAGELVSKSGAEGVQCVGRIGEGLGLAIKVKDGAKRAKYAVAIHLLRELGWLEPSHADTLADRYLCLSNYKRLEVNGELVML
- the glmM gene encoding phosphoglucosamine mutase codes for the protein MSFISEFKHKSVTKSDRIIQPDKLARKVADAAKDINLFGTDGIRGQVGQHLTPQLALQVGFCAGLELGKSSAPHQPFILGQDSRNSSDMLAMALSAGLTAAGLDVWYLGLCPTPTVAYLTHQTDAVGGVMVSASHNPPADNGIKFFQTDGTKLPPSVQSNIERRIKASSPSPTSAAWGRHYYRPELAQAYTDAIQGPLQSQVSFQGLKVVLDLAWGAATQLAPKVFQALGAEVICLHDQPDGDRINVNCGSTHLEPLKAAVDLHDADVGFAFDGDADRVLAIDCQGRTVDGDYILYLWGKALQEQKQLPNDLIVATVMSNLGFELAWQQQGGTLIRADVGDQNVHAEMLNHGSMLGGEQSGHILCPHYGVSGDGLLTALHLATIICQNKTRLSCLVDDSFQTYPQILKNVRVEDRDRRRNWQECQPLQTLIDQATDDMGDQGRILVRASGTEPLIRVMVEARDMGMVTHWTDRLVGAVETHLA